A single Paratractidigestivibacter faecalis DNA region contains:
- a CDS encoding energy-coupling factor transporter transmembrane component T family protein, with product MTTVERRVAFDACHAAVPVACFLAVTCLTMFCVQPVLVALSLAGALLFSALARGLRATASGLRWQLPMLALVCLANPLFSASGSTLLLSVGPVRVYLESLAYGACMGGLMVSAVVWLEDAACVLTQDRLLALGHGRAASVSLLVSMASQLAPQLLRRSRGVQASLDACTAAGAAPSPTARLTRVTTQLMAWSLEDSLERADAMRARGWESGSPRTCYRPERLRGEDILAVCGIVLLSALCAVLAAAACGQWRFYPAMPMLRAWWGYVPYAVLMLLPSAAALAERLRWRSFE from the coding sequence ATGACGACGGTCGAGAGACGCGTGGCGTTTGACGCCTGCCACGCGGCAGTCCCGGTGGCGTGCTTTCTGGCCGTGACCTGCCTCACCATGTTCTGCGTCCAGCCAGTGCTGGTGGCGCTCTCGCTTGCGGGGGCCTTGCTCTTCTCGGCGCTCGCCCGTGGCCTGCGTGCCACGGCCTCTGGCCTGAGGTGGCAGCTGCCCATGTTGGCTCTGGTGTGCCTTGCCAACCCGCTGTTCTCGGCCTCGGGCTCCACCCTGCTTCTCTCCGTGGGCCCGGTGCGGGTCTATCTGGAGAGCCTGGCCTATGGCGCCTGCATGGGGGGCCTCATGGTCTCTGCGGTGGTGTGGCTGGAGGACGCGGCTTGCGTGCTCACCCAGGACCGCCTGCTGGCACTGGGCCACGGCCGCGCCGCCTCCGTGAGCCTTCTGGTCTCGATGGCCTCTCAGCTGGCGCCGCAGCTTCTACGGCGCAGCCGCGGCGTGCAGGCGTCGCTTGACGCCTGCACGGCGGCGGGCGCGGCCCCCTCGCCGACGGCTCGTCTCACGCGCGTCACTACCCAGCTCATGGCCTGGTCGCTTGAGGACTCCCTCGAGCGAGCTGACGCCATGAGGGCCCGCGGTTGGGAGTCCGGCTCTCCGCGCACCTGCTATCGTCCGGAGCGCCTGCGTGGGGAGGACATTCTCGCCGTCTGCGGGATTGTGCTGCTCTCTGCGCTCTGCGCCGTGCTGGCCGCCGCTGCCTGCGGGCAGTGGCGCTTCTATCCCGCTATGCCCATGCTGCGTGCGTGGTGGGGCTACGTACCCTATGCCGTCCTCATGCTGCTGCCCAGCGCGGCGGCGCTTGCGGAACGGCTTCGCTGGAGGTCCTTTGAATGA
- a CDS encoding DUF4430 domain-containing protein has protein sequence MAPSGSTRPNASGRSDALRVLRPVVAVLATVAIVFCGWSAWEYSQGNDPLAFPGGALQTVEQDAPAASIELDPQDQSATQASEEPDGNPEESQPDDAGADAGSASAGAAAPSSSDSASAPSGSAPSASASSGGATGSSSGSQSSPAPGAPSSGSAASPSRPARITVTITVDGSRAGAGSSSATLSLEPGSTVYDALAASGVSYNAKSTGYGMYVSSIAGLAEKDHGGMSGWLYSVNGVVPNYACSSYELSDGDSVYWWYDNVEY, from the coding sequence GTGGCTCCCTCCGGAAGCACGCGCCCGAATGCCTCCGGTCGCAGTGACGCCCTGCGCGTTCTGCGACCGGTGGTGGCCGTGCTGGCCACCGTGGCCATCGTGTTCTGCGGCTGGTCCGCCTGGGAGTATTCCCAGGGGAATGACCCCCTCGCCTTCCCGGGAGGGGCGCTGCAAACCGTGGAGCAAGACGCGCCTGCGGCATCCATCGAGCTTGATCCCCAGGACCAGAGCGCGACGCAGGCCTCGGAAGAGCCTGACGGGAACCCCGAGGAGTCCCAGCCGGACGATGCCGGTGCGGACGCCGGTTCCGCCTCTGCGGGCGCCGCCGCTCCGTCCTCTTCCGACTCGGCCTCGGCGCCCTCCGGCTCTGCGCCGAGCGCCTCGGCTTCCTCCGGTGGCGCCACTGGCTCCTCCTCGGGCAGCCAGTCCTCACCCGCGCCAGGCGCCCCTTCCTCTGGCTCCGCCGCAAGCCCTTCTCGCCCGGCGCGCATCACGGTGACCATCACCGTCGATGGCTCTAGGGCCGGTGCCGGCAGCTCCTCGGCCACGCTCTCGCTGGAGCCCGGCTCCACCGTCTACGACGCCCTGGCCGCCAGCGGGGTCTCGTACAACGCCAAGAGCACCGGCTATGGCATGTACGTGAGCTCCATCGCCGGCCTTGCCGAGAAGGACCACGGCGGGATGAGCGGCTGGCTCTACTCCGTCAACGGCGTGGTGCCCAACTACGCCTGCTCGAGCTATGAGCTCTCCGATGGCGACTCCGTCTACTGGTGGTATGACAACGTCGAGTACTAG
- a CDS encoding DUF4430 domain-containing protein has translation MRQTRPLPTRVTAAFLAAITAFSCVPVQALAEAEDALAVQSQAESAVAVQSSVTFDDVTLQDSKGNDLTHAGHTVKVGEKVKLVATYWDDDEWDDVELSSSEYAQLSYQWYVGTKQSSAPTASGYEPISGATSRELTLTSDLAGKYVACKVTYGSSSWQYKFTESLKAAVQSDEAPSLSEDGQTLAAAKQKLSTWKPSPKYGTDTNIVSMLQAKLADLGYGNVRASLKSVSFSATDPAEQGGIAADGTVTYFFLSNADKTTYSDYSSLRQFKPTYVLTLGSESIEFTPEFSSTLAWDDAKVQSYLEEQMASADLTASVKSGTAASDVKEETLPGTIMVNGKKAATIEWTSTDSSVAKVTESYDANYDTVYKVTYTHGNASQNVTLKATVRLFVSGYGNGPSSSLAKSYPVTVAAKSAEDIAAEKAELDEALGRIVLKDFVTKEVVDADAVEADLQLPRTSRSGIDAPSGAKLSYSSSNDAVAKVNGYRVFITRDIEGGTNEATITATLTKDGVTATRDITIRVKPIPESEIDEAVAFMTQVKAGYQNALLGENESADAVSKDLATFAEAAPTADGGVEYRKGKDSQYAYVVADDLPGYDPMASTNWRTYRSSDTSVVADETLRVTQPAADTLVTVTSNLTYEKYRSLAEAHPENAKLQSLVDQQVTATYRVVGTTDHTDPQISVPFQLVGIDADGTDEVWSDASRQVAYGSTADELIESVLTEMGLEHTSSTTAYGYYLKDITSADGRKLGYDQDTHKYWQLFVNGVASDVTADQVALKPGDSVVLYYSAYGASIDDINNAKVKVSVSFVGPDANGNNSVWAQQTDVKLTSGSTAADLTEQALQAAGLAHTSSDTAYGYYLSDITSADGRKLGYDQDTGKYWQLFVNGKSSDLGASQVTLKPGDNVQWVYSAYGENPLDSVIINPLAPRPDWDAGWSGFGNGGSTTLVNVPTPSDAAEELWKVNLKTDGDPWVALGDPVIAGGYVFLTTNTDLIKIDSTGAVVGRVNKGGSTSYFSRPVYANGLIVCANDDGSLAAFSAETLECVWKTKALDAPAVGGRYQANSTMTLANGCVYAEFVAGVSYSGTASAGAMTCVDLSTGEVRWTKLTVKSGGSTGEGYYWAGACASGSDLVIGDEGGRVNLVDGATGEVKSSVSIGDNPIRATVVSAGTEGGKQVFLAVGRQPATLYKIVRDGDELAIESSCAFANTSTSTPAVAGGKAYIGGNDASYNGQFTVIDLASMTVEKTVDMGARANVQASPVVSVQGDDTYVYFTCNKNPGSLYRYSQSTGEVAEVYTPSGSEANYCTASVVADAAGNLYYTNDSGTLFALKAAAGYRVSFDSNGGSTVPSATPVQNKPMAPVADPVRAGYRFLGWYTADGSKWDFSTPVTGDMTLYAKWESTAPVIDPSTPTQPTNPGTQPGGNGGLGGGTDDNNGNAPNQPGAPKPSIALAPNANDGAAAAGGASDGEKADGRQAKDGVSASGDAKPADTAATTSADTGAEAAREAQSQTPVWPFVGIGLGFVAIIAALLAGRKRKGEEA, from the coding sequence ATGAGACAAACTAGGCCCCTGCCAACAAGAGTCACCGCAGCGTTTCTTGCCGCGATAACTGCGTTCTCCTGCGTTCCCGTGCAGGCGCTCGCCGAGGCGGAAGACGCTCTTGCCGTCCAGTCGCAGGCAGAGAGCGCCGTTGCCGTCCAATCGAGCGTGACGTTCGATGACGTCACGCTTCAGGACTCCAAGGGCAATGACCTGACCCACGCTGGCCACACCGTCAAGGTGGGCGAGAAGGTCAAGCTGGTCGCAACGTATTGGGACGATGACGAGTGGGATGACGTCGAGCTCTCCTCCTCCGAGTACGCCCAGCTCTCCTATCAGTGGTATGTGGGCACCAAGCAGTCGAGCGCGCCCACGGCCTCCGGCTACGAGCCCATCTCCGGCGCCACCTCTCGCGAGCTCACGCTGACCTCCGACCTCGCCGGCAAGTACGTCGCCTGCAAGGTCACCTATGGCTCAAGCTCCTGGCAGTACAAGTTCACGGAGAGCCTGAAGGCTGCCGTCCAGTCCGACGAGGCCCCGTCGCTCAGCGAGGATGGCCAGACCCTTGCTGCCGCCAAGCAGAAGCTCTCCACCTGGAAGCCCAGCCCCAAGTACGGAACTGACACCAACATCGTCTCCATGCTTCAGGCAAAGCTCGCCGACCTTGGCTATGGCAACGTCAGGGCAAGCCTCAAGTCCGTGAGCTTCTCCGCGACCGACCCCGCCGAGCAGGGCGGCATTGCGGCTGACGGCACCGTCACGTACTTCTTCCTCTCCAACGCCGACAAGACCACCTACTCCGACTACTCCTCGCTGCGCCAGTTCAAGCCCACCTACGTGCTGACCCTGGGCTCCGAGTCCATTGAGTTCACCCCGGAGTTCTCCTCCACGCTGGCCTGGGACGACGCCAAGGTTCAGTCCTACCTCGAGGAGCAGATGGCCTCCGCCGACCTCACCGCCTCGGTGAAGTCCGGCACCGCCGCCTCTGACGTCAAGGAGGAGACGCTTCCCGGCACCATCATGGTGAACGGCAAGAAGGCCGCCACCATCGAATGGACGTCCACCGACTCCTCGGTCGCCAAGGTCACCGAGAGCTACGACGCCAACTACGACACCGTCTACAAGGTGACCTACACCCACGGCAACGCGTCCCAGAACGTCACCCTCAAGGCCACGGTGAGGCTCTTCGTCTCCGGCTACGGCAACGGCCCCTCCTCGTCGCTTGCCAAGAGCTACCCCGTGACCGTGGCGGCAAAGTCCGCCGAGGACATCGCCGCGGAGAAGGCCGAGCTCGACGAGGCCCTCGGGCGCATCGTCCTCAAGGACTTCGTCACCAAGGAGGTCGTCGACGCCGATGCCGTCGAGGCCGACCTCCAGCTGCCGAGGACGAGCCGCTCTGGCATCGACGCCCCCTCCGGCGCCAAGCTCTCCTACAGCTCCAGCAACGACGCCGTGGCCAAGGTCAACGGCTACCGCGTTTTCATCACTCGAGACATCGAGGGCGGAACCAACGAGGCCACCATCACGGCCACGCTCACCAAGGACGGCGTAACGGCCACCCGTGACATCACCATCCGCGTGAAGCCCATCCCCGAGTCCGAGATCGACGAGGCCGTGGCCTTCATGACCCAGGTCAAGGCCGGCTACCAGAACGCGCTTCTCGGCGAGAACGAGTCCGCCGACGCCGTGAGCAAGGACCTCGCCACCTTTGCCGAGGCCGCCCCCACCGCCGACGGCGGCGTGGAGTACCGCAAGGGCAAGGACAGCCAGTACGCCTACGTCGTCGCCGATGACTTGCCCGGCTATGACCCCATGGCGAGCACCAACTGGCGCACGTACCGCTCCAGCGACACGAGCGTCGTCGCCGACGAGACCCTGCGCGTCACGCAGCCTGCCGCCGACACCCTCGTTACCGTCACGAGCAACCTCACCTACGAGAAGTACCGCAGCCTCGCGGAGGCCCACCCCGAGAACGCAAAGCTCCAGAGCCTCGTCGACCAGCAGGTCACGGCCACCTATCGCGTCGTGGGCACTACCGACCACACCGACCCGCAGATCTCCGTGCCCTTCCAGCTCGTGGGCATTGACGCCGACGGCACCGACGAGGTCTGGTCCGACGCCAGCCGCCAGGTTGCCTACGGCTCCACGGCAGACGAGCTCATCGAGTCCGTCCTGACCGAGATGGGCCTCGAGCACACCTCCAGCACCACCGCGTACGGCTACTACCTCAAGGACATCACCTCCGCCGATGGTCGCAAGCTCGGCTACGACCAGGACACGCACAAGTACTGGCAGCTCTTCGTCAACGGCGTTGCCTCCGACGTCACCGCCGACCAGGTTGCCCTCAAGCCCGGCGACTCCGTCGTCCTGTACTACTCCGCCTATGGCGCCAGCATCGACGACATCAACAACGCCAAGGTCAAGGTGTCCGTGTCCTTCGTCGGTCCGGACGCCAACGGCAACAACTCCGTGTGGGCCCAGCAGACCGACGTCAAGCTGACCTCCGGCTCCACGGCGGCCGACCTCACCGAGCAGGCGCTCCAGGCCGCAGGCCTTGCCCACACCTCCAGCGACACCGCGTACGGCTACTACCTCTCCGACATCACCTCCGCCGACGGCCGCAAGCTCGGCTACGACCAGGACACGGGCAAGTACTGGCAGCTCTTCGTCAACGGCAAGTCCTCTGACCTGGGCGCGAGCCAGGTCACGCTCAAGCCTGGCGACAACGTGCAGTGGGTCTACTCCGCATATGGCGAGAACCCCCTGGACTCCGTCATCATCAACCCCCTGGCGCCCCGTCCGGACTGGGACGCCGGCTGGAGCGGCTTTGGCAACGGCGGCTCGACGACGCTCGTGAACGTGCCCACGCCCTCCGACGCCGCCGAGGAGCTCTGGAAGGTCAACCTCAAGACCGACGGCGACCCCTGGGTTGCCCTGGGCGACCCCGTCATCGCCGGTGGCTACGTCTTCCTGACCACCAACACCGACCTCATCAAGATTGACTCCACGGGTGCCGTGGTAGGCCGCGTCAACAAGGGTGGCAGCACCTCGTACTTCTCGCGTCCCGTGTATGCGAACGGCCTCATCGTCTGCGCCAACGACGACGGCTCTCTTGCCGCCTTCTCCGCGGAGACGCTCGAGTGCGTCTGGAAGACCAAGGCGCTCGACGCCCCTGCCGTGGGTGGGCGCTACCAGGCCAACTCCACGATGACCCTGGCCAACGGCTGCGTATACGCGGAGTTCGTCGCGGGCGTGAGCTACAGCGGTACGGCCTCTGCGGGTGCCATGACCTGCGTCGACCTTTCCACCGGCGAGGTCAGGTGGACCAAGCTCACCGTCAAGTCCGGCGGCTCCACGGGCGAGGGCTACTACTGGGCCGGCGCCTGCGCCTCCGGCTCCGACCTCGTCATCGGCGACGAGGGCGGCCGCGTGAACCTGGTGGACGGCGCCACCGGCGAGGTCAAGTCCTCCGTGAGCATTGGTGACAACCCCATCCGAGCCACCGTCGTCAGCGCCGGCACCGAGGGCGGCAAGCAGGTCTTCCTGGCCGTCGGCCGCCAGCCTGCGACGCTGTACAAGATCGTCCGCGACGGCGACGAGCTTGCCATCGAGTCCAGCTGCGCCTTTGCCAACACCTCCACGTCCACGCCGGCCGTGGCGGGCGGCAAGGCCTACATCGGCGGAAACGATGCCTCCTACAACGGTCAGTTCACCGTTATCGACCTCGCAAGCATGACGGTGGAGAAGACCGTTGACATGGGCGCCCGCGCCAACGTGCAAGCGTCCCCCGTGGTCAGCGTCCAGGGTGACGACACCTACGTCTACTTCACCTGCAACAAGAACCCGGGTTCGCTCTACCGCTACAGCCAGTCCACGGGAGAGGTTGCCGAGGTCTACACCCCCAGCGGCTCCGAGGCCAACTACTGCACCGCGAGCGTCGTTGCCGACGCTGCCGGCAACCTTTACTACACCAACGACTCCGGTACCCTCTTTGCGCTCAAGGCGGCCGCCGGCTATCGCGTGAGCTTTGACAGCAATGGCGGCAGCACCGTGCCTTCCGCCACGCCGGTCCAGAACAAGCCCATGGCCCCCGTGGCCGATCCGGTGCGTGCCGGCTACCGCTTCCTCGGCTGGTACACGGCCGATGGTTCCAAGTGGGACTTCTCCACGCCCGTCACTGGCGACATGACGCTCTACGCCAAGTGGGAGAGCACCGCGCCCGTGATTGATCCGTCCACCCCGACCCAGCCGACCAACCCGGGCACGCAGCCTGGCGGCAACGGTGGCCTCGGCGGCGGCACGGACGACAACAACGGCAACGCTCCCAACCAGCCTGGTGCCCCCAAGCCCAGCATTGCCCTCGCCCCTAACGCCAACGATGGGGCCGCTGCTGCAGGCGGCGCCTCCGATGGTGAGAAGGCCGACGGGCGGCAGGCCAAGGATGGCGTCAGCGCCTCCGGGGATGCCAAGCCCGCTGACACTGCCGCCACCACCTCCGCCGACACCGGCGCCGAGGCCGCACGCGAGGCTCAGTCCCAGACGCCCGTCTGGCCCTTCGTGGGCATCGGCCTTGGCTTCGTGGCGATCATTGCCGCGCTTCTCGCCGGCCGCAAGAGGAAGGGGGAGGAGGCCTAG
- a CDS encoding TetR/AcrR family transcriptional regulator: MDRTTIENAALELFHKRGFDAVKVQDICAACGITKPTFYHYVPSKDDILLRCYDDIVEIVEAHVAGTDPEGPVVQLLGAYLALIDECERIGADLLSRIACSNLQENRGSYDTRPAITERMEAIIATGQCTGVIRNEADPHQIYLSTAYLYEGLQFMWCLRRGDFDWRTQMCEGLQAILQVKA; this comes from the coding sequence ATGGATCGCACCACCATCGAGAACGCGGCCCTGGAGCTGTTCCACAAGAGGGGCTTTGACGCGGTAAAGGTTCAGGACATCTGCGCCGCCTGCGGCATCACCAAGCCCACCTTCTACCACTACGTTCCCTCCAAGGACGACATCCTCCTGCGCTGCTACGACGACATCGTGGAGATCGTGGAGGCCCACGTGGCCGGCACCGACCCCGAGGGTCCCGTGGTCCAGCTCCTGGGCGCCTACCTGGCGCTCATTGACGAGTGCGAGCGCATCGGCGCCGACCTTTTGAGCCGCATCGCCTGCTCCAACCTGCAGGAGAACCGCGGCAGCTACGACACGCGCCCTGCCATCACCGAGCGCATGGAGGCCATCATCGCCACCGGCCAGTGCACGGGTGTCATCCGCAACGAGGCCGATCCGCATCAGATCTACCTCTCGACCGCCTACCTCTACGAGGGCCTGCAGTTCATGTGGTGCCTCAGGCGCGGCGACTTTGACTGGCGCACCCAGATGTGCGAGGGCCTGCAGGCCATCCTCCAGGTAAAGGCCTAG
- a CDS encoding ABC transporter ATP-binding protein — MLSGFREKYLLSDNAYAGMRRGIFWTTATNLVTMGGIGFLFYAMDGFVAHLTEGAPLPGLPVLALGLAAFAVALFLCNWQQYNNTYCVFYRESGQQRIGIAERLRKLPLSFFGRRDLADLTETIMGDVQTMEHAYSHVLGELWGAVISTSIVFAGSLLFCWQLSLAAFWSIPVAFAMLFASRGPLKPLFEANRAQKVRVTEAIQETLDCVREIRATNQEGRYLEGLFGQVDRCERVCAKGELTNGLVVNGAYAVLRLGIATTVATGASLVAAGQVGFMTLFAFLLMVTRIYAPFDQALALLSELFAAQTSASRMRSIMDEPLATGSADFRPDGHDVEFDHVAFGYGAGPDGRAGEKVLEDVSFVAREGEVTALVGPSGSGKSTCARLAARFWDATSGTVRVGGVDVAGVDPEALLADYAVVFQDVLLFDDTVMGNIRLGRRDATDEEVLAAARAANCDEFVGRMADGYQTMIGENGSRLSGGERQRISIARALLKDAPIVLLDEATASLDVESETQVQEALSRLLAGKTVIVIAHRMRTVLSADKIVVLRDGRVAEQGSPEELLAAGGEFARMVGLQRESAGWRL; from the coding sequence ATGCTTTCCGGCTTTAGGGAGAAGTACCTGCTCTCCGACAACGCCTATGCCGGCATGAGGCGCGGCATCTTCTGGACGACCGCGACCAACCTCGTGACCATGGGCGGCATCGGCTTTCTCTTCTACGCTATGGATGGCTTCGTGGCGCACCTGACCGAGGGCGCGCCGCTGCCTGGCCTGCCCGTCCTGGCGCTTGGCCTCGCCGCCTTTGCCGTGGCTCTCTTCCTCTGCAACTGGCAGCAGTACAACAACACGTACTGCGTCTTCTACCGGGAGAGCGGCCAGCAGCGCATCGGCATCGCCGAGCGCCTGCGGAAGCTCCCCCTCTCGTTCTTTGGCCGCCGCGACCTGGCCGACCTCACCGAGACCATCATGGGGGACGTCCAGACCATGGAGCACGCCTACAGCCACGTGCTGGGCGAGCTCTGGGGCGCCGTCATCTCCACCTCCATCGTCTTTGCGGGATCGCTCCTCTTCTGCTGGCAGCTGAGCCTGGCCGCGTTCTGGAGCATCCCGGTGGCCTTTGCCATGCTCTTCGCGAGCCGAGGCCCGCTCAAGCCCCTCTTTGAGGCCAACCGCGCCCAGAAGGTCAGGGTCACCGAGGCCATCCAGGAGACGCTCGACTGCGTGCGCGAGATTCGCGCCACCAACCAGGAGGGGCGCTACCTCGAGGGCCTCTTCGGGCAGGTCGACCGCTGCGAGAGGGTTTGCGCCAAGGGCGAGCTCACCAACGGCCTGGTGGTGAACGGCGCCTATGCGGTGCTGCGGCTTGGCATCGCCACCACGGTCGCCACGGGTGCCTCCCTCGTCGCTGCGGGGCAGGTCGGCTTCATGACGCTCTTCGCCTTCCTGCTCATGGTCACGCGCATCTACGCGCCCTTCGACCAGGCCCTGGCCCTTCTCTCCGAGCTCTTTGCGGCGCAGACGAGCGCCTCTCGCATGCGTTCCATCATGGATGAGCCACTGGCCACGGGCTCCGCGGACTTCCGCCCGGACGGCCATGACGTGGAGTTTGACCATGTGGCCTTTGGCTACGGCGCCGGCCCGGACGGCCGCGCTGGCGAGAAGGTCCTGGAGGACGTGAGCTTTGTGGCCCGCGAGGGCGAGGTCACGGCCCTGGTGGGTCCCTCGGGCTCCGGCAAGTCCACCTGCGCCCGCCTGGCCGCGCGCTTCTGGGACGCCACCTCGGGCACGGTGCGCGTGGGCGGCGTCGACGTTGCCGGCGTGGACCCCGAGGCGCTTCTCGCCGACTACGCCGTGGTCTTCCAGGACGTGCTGCTGTTTGACGACACGGTGATGGGCAACATCCGCCTGGGCCGCCGAGACGCCACCGACGAGGAGGTCCTGGCTGCCGCGCGTGCCGCCAACTGCGACGAGTTCGTGGGTCGGATGGCGGACGGCTACCAGACCATGATCGGCGAGAACGGCTCCAGGCTCTCTGGCGGCGAGCGCCAGCGCATCTCCATCGCCCGCGCGCTCCTCAAGGACGCGCCCATCGTCCTTTTGGACGAGGCCACGGCGAGCCTGGACGTGGAAAGCGAGACCCAGGTCCAGGAGGCGCTCTCCAGGCTACTGGCCGGGAAGACCGTCATCGTCATAGCGCACCGCATGCGCACGGTCCTCTCCGCCGACAAGATCGTGGTACTGCGCGACGGCCGCGTGGCCGAGCAGGGCTCGCCCGAAGAGCTGCTTGCCGCCGGCGGCGAGTTCGCCCGCATGGTGGGCCTCCAGCGCGAGTCCGCTGGCTGGCGGCTGTAG
- a CDS encoding ABC transporter ATP-binding protein, whose protein sequence is MASQDASSGEKRPRSDIAQLLDFAGSRRGLTYLGCALSAVSQLLGFGPYVCIWLVVRDLIAVAPDWQAATGIMAYGWWAVGFALASIATYFLALMCTHLAAFRCASNMRKATTEHLMRLPLGYFSVHPSGELRRVIDGCASSTETLLAHMLPDVSGAVAMVVGMLVMFFVFDWRLGAACLLAVVVSIACLMRMMSGDGMKFMRRYMGALARMNATGTEYVRGIPVVKVFQQTVFSFRAFHDAIVEYSQMAMDYAGTFCRAPQVAQLTALNGLVVFLLPVAILLAPGEGDFAAFLANFAFYAIFSAIVPTAMAKLQFAGEASQMSADSLARVKGLLEAPSLPVAAEPRHPSGNAVAFRDVSFAYEGAERPALDHVSFDVPAGSTLALVGPSGGGKSTAASLVPRFWDVDGGSVTVGGVDVRQMDPHELMDQVAFVFQSNRLFRQTLADNVRAARPDATDDEVLAALSAAQCDDIVAKLPQGIRTMLGAGGAYLSGGEVQRVALARAILKDAPIVVLDEATAFADPENETLIQRALTRLAAGRTVIMIAHRLSTVVGADKIVVLDRGRVAESGSHQELLSAGGLYARMWADYERAASWKISSEAAADAGAAAREGGEA, encoded by the coding sequence ATGGCATCGCAAGACGCCTCATCGGGCGAGAAGCGCCCGCGCTCCGACATCGCCCAACTCCTGGACTTTGCCGGAAGCCGGCGAGGCCTCACGTACCTGGGCTGCGCGCTCTCCGCCGTCTCTCAGCTGCTGGGCTTTGGCCCCTACGTGTGCATCTGGCTCGTCGTCCGCGACCTCATCGCAGTGGCGCCCGACTGGCAGGCGGCCACGGGCATCATGGCATACGGGTGGTGGGCCGTCGGCTTCGCGCTGGCCAGCATCGCCACGTACTTCCTCGCCCTCATGTGCACGCACCTGGCGGCCTTCCGGTGCGCGTCCAACATGCGCAAGGCGACGACCGAGCACCTCATGCGCCTTCCGCTGGGGTACTTCTCGGTGCATCCCTCCGGCGAGCTGCGCCGCGTCATCGACGGCTGCGCCTCCTCGACCGAGACCCTGCTCGCCCACATGCTCCCTGACGTCTCGGGCGCCGTGGCAATGGTCGTGGGCATGCTCGTGATGTTCTTCGTCTTCGACTGGCGCCTGGGCGCGGCCTGCCTGCTTGCCGTGGTGGTCTCCATCGCCTGCCTCATGCGCATGATGAGCGGCGACGGCATGAAGTTCATGAGGCGGTACATGGGCGCCCTCGCGAGGATGAACGCCACGGGCACCGAGTACGTGCGCGGCATCCCCGTGGTCAAGGTCTTCCAGCAGACGGTCTTCTCGTTCAGGGCATTCCACGACGCCATCGTCGAGTACTCGCAGATGGCCATGGACTATGCGGGCACGTTCTGTCGCGCCCCGCAGGTGGCCCAGCTCACGGCCCTGAACGGCCTCGTCGTCTTCCTGCTTCCCGTCGCCATCCTGCTGGCGCCGGGGGAGGGCGACTTCGCGGCGTTTCTCGCCAACTTTGCCTTCTACGCGATCTTCTCGGCCATCGTGCCTACGGCCATGGCAAAGCTGCAGTTTGCGGGCGAGGCCTCCCAGATGAGCGCGGACTCGCTCGCCCGCGTGAAGGGGCTGCTCGAGGCGCCCTCGCTGCCCGTGGCCGCAGAGCCGCGGCACCCCAGCGGCAACGCCGTGGCCTTCCGCGACGTGAGCTTTGCCTACGAGGGCGCCGAGAGGCCCGCGCTCGACCACGTGAGCTTTGACGTTCCCGCCGGGAGCACGCTTGCTCTGGTCGGTCCCTCGGGCGGCGGAAAGTCGACGGCGGCCAGCCTCGTGCCGCGCTTCTGGGACGTTGACGGGGGAAGCGTCACCGTGGGTGGCGTCGACGTGCGCCAGATGGATCCGCACGAGCTCATGGACCAGGTGGCCTTCGTGTTCCAGTCCAACCGGCTGTTCCGCCAGACACTGGCCGACAACGTCCGTGCCGCCCGCCCCGACGCCACCGACGACGAGGTGCTCGCCGCCCTCTCCGCCGCCCAGTGCGACGACATCGTGGCCAAGCTCCCCCAGGGCATCCGTACCATGCTTGGTGCCGGCGGGGCATACCTCTCCGGCGGCGAGGTCCAGCGCGTGGCGCTTGCCCGCGCCATTCTGAAGGACGCCCCCATCGTGGTGCTCGACGAGGCCACGGCCTTTGCCGACCCCGAGAACGAGACCCTCATCCAGCGCGCCCTCACCCGCCTGGCTGCCGGTCGAACGGTCATCATGATCGCCCACCGCCTCTCCACCGTGGTGGGCGCGGACAAGATCGTGGTCCTTGACCGCGGGCGCGTGGCGGAGAGCGGCTCCCACCAGGAGCTGCTTTCTGCCGGCGGACTCTACGCGCGCATGTGGGCCGACTACGAGCGCGCCGCAAGCTGGAAGATCTCGAGCGAGGCCGCCGCTGACGCAGGCGCCGCGGCCCGGGAAGGAGGCGAGGCCTGA